The nucleotide sequence GCCGCGGGCGGCGAACCAGTCGACCGGGTTCGGCACCGCGCGCAGCGCCCGCGGACCGGCCGCCGCCATCATCGTCCCCTCGGGGGTGGCGACCAGCGCACCGCGCTTCACGGCGGTGCCGGCGTCGCCGCGGTTGAGGCCGAACAGGCCGCCGTACGACCAGCGGTTGCGGTCGCGCCGGGCCTCGGTCTGGCTGGGCCGGCCGCCGTTGAGCAGCTCGGTCAGCCGCACCAGCTCGCGCGCCCGGCGGGCGTCGTCGACGCGGACGTAGGGGCGCTCGTCGGGGCCGCGCCAGACGGTGCGGCCGGCCAGCGGCGCGAAGGTCGCCGCGGTGACGCCCTCTTCGCGGGCGCGGCCGACCACCTGCTCGGGGTGAGCCCGGACGCCAGCGTCCACCGGACCCACTCGCGGTACAGGTCGTCCGGCTCGCCGCTCAGCAGGCCGGCGCCGCGGAGCAGCGCGACGGTCGCCTCGGTCATCGGCTCCTCCTCGGCCAGTCGCAGTCAATCTACTGGGGCGCTGTCACATTCGGGCTCCGGGAACGACCCACAGGAGGTGTGGTCCTCTCGTCCTCGCGCGACCGGTCCGGTCCGCCGCCCGCGGGCTGGCGGAGCTGTCCGGTCTGGTTCACGACGGCACCAGCGCCCTCGCCGCGTCGGTGCTGTCCCGCGTCCGCGTCGTCGGCCGGTGCGCCGGTCCGGCGCTGCCACCGGACCGGCACGACCGTCGGCGACGCCCCGTCGCGATGCGGCTGGCGCTCGCGACCGCCGCCGCGACGCTGACGCTCGCGGTCGAGTCCGCCGCGGACGAGCTCGGCGTGCTCCTGCGTCCGGCGGCCGCGGCCGCGGCGCGGCGCGGACCACCACGGGCAGCCGTATCCGCTCACCCGCTGACCCGGGCACAGCGACGGGCGCTGCGCTACTACACGACGGTCGAGGGTCGACGAGTGAACGCTTCTGCGCCGGCCGGACGACACGCCACCACGCGGGGCGGACCTGCGCCGGCTCGTCGACGACGCCGTGGCCGGGCTGGCGGCCTGCCGCGGTTCACCGGGTCGTCTATCGCGGCACGTCGCTGCCGGCCGCGCAGCTGCCGCGGTGCGGCCGGGCGTCGTCGTCGCGGACAGTGGGTTCGCCAGCGCGTCGGCCAGTGCGTCGGTGGCCGAGGCGTTCCGCGCCGGCGGTAACGCGTTCATCACCATCGTCGGCCGCACCGGCGCCGAATCCGGGCACTGTCCTCGTTCGCGCACGAGGCCGAAGTGCTGTTCCCGCCCGGCACGCGGTCCGGGTCGTCGGCCGGTCGTGGGACGATCGACGCGAGTGCTGGAGCTTCCTGATCGAGGAGGTGGCCGCGTGCGCTTCGACCGCGCCGTCTACGACCGGCTGAGCGCGAGGACAAGGCCGCCTACTCCAGGCCACCAGGCCGCGCAGACACAGGCCCGCCGCCGCCGAGGGCATCGCCCCCGAGAAGGCGCACGCCCAGGAGGGCTTCGAGTATCGAGAACGACGACGGCGCCGCCACCCGCGAGGGTGACGGCGCCGTCGATCAGGGACGACGGACTCGTCAGTTGTACGAGCCGAAGTCGTAGTCCTCGAGGCGCACGGCCTCGCCGGACCCTGGCCGAACTCGTAGTCGGAGTAGTCGGCGCCGTAGTCGACCATGGAGTACATGGCCGCCTTGGCCTCCTCGGTCGGCTCGACCCGCAGGTTGCGGTAGCGGGCAGGCCCGTACCGGCCGGGATCAGCTTGCCGAGGATGACGTTCTCCTTCAGGCCGATCAGCGGGTCGGACTTGGCGTTGATGGCCGCTCCGTGAGCACCCGCGTGGTCTCCTGGAACGACGCCGCCGACAGCCACGAGTGGTGGCACGACGCCTTGGTGATGCCCATCAGCTGCGGACGACCCGAGGCCGGCTGACCGCCCTCGGCGACCGCTCGCCGGTTCTCGTCCTCGAACGGGACCGCTCGACCAGCTCGCCGGGGAGCAGGTCGGTGGTGCCGCTCTCGAGCACGGTGATCCGGCGCAGCATCTGCCGCACGATGATCTCGATGTGCTTGTCGTGGATCGACACACCCTGCGACCGGTAGACCTCCTGGACCTGGTCGGTCAGGAAGACCTGGACGCCGCTGGCCCTGGACCCGCAGCACGTCGTGTGGGTCGGCCGTACCGGAGTGCAGCAGCTCGCCGACCTCGACGCGGTCGGCGTCCTGGACGCGCCACTGGGCGATGCCAGGCGCGCGCCGGTTGGTCCACTCGAACACCCGTCGCGACAGCGGGAACGACTGCTCCTCGGCGCCGTCGTCGGGGACGATGACCGCGTGGGCGCCCTTGGCGTCCTCCTCGATGCGGACCCGGCCGGCCGACTCCGAGAGCGGAGCCTTGCCTTCGGGCGCGCGCCTCGAACAGCTCGACCACACGCGGCAGACCGTGCGTGATGTCCTCACCGGCGACACCGCCGGTGTGGAACGTCCGCATGGTCAGCTGGGTGCCGGGCTCGCCGATGGACTGGGCGGCGATGATGCCGACCGCCTCGCCGACGTCGACGAGCTTGCCCGAGGCCAGCGACCGGCCGTAGCACATGGCGCAGACGCCGGTCTTGCTCTCGCAGGTCAGGACACTGCGGACGCGGACGTTCTCGACGCCCGCGGCCACCAGCCGGCGATCTCGACGTCGCCGAGGTCGTCGCCGGCCGAGGCCACCTTCGTGCCGTCGGGCGACACGACGTCCTCGGACAGCGAGCGCGCGTAGACCGAGGTCTCGACGTGCTCGTCGACGATGAGCCGGCCGTCGGCGCCGGTCGTGGCGATCGGCAGTGCCAGACCACGCTCGGTGCCGCAGTCGACCTCGCGGATGATGACGTCCTGCGAGACGTCGACCAGCCGCCGGGTCAGGTAACCGGAGTCGGCGGTCCGCAGCGCGGTGTCGGCCAGACCCTTGCGGGCGCCGTGCGTCGAGATGAAGAACTCGACGACGGACAGACCCTCGCGGAAGCTCGCCTTGATCGGCCGCGGGATGGTCTCACCCTTCGGGTTGGCGACCAGGCGCGCATGCCCGCCAGCTGGCGGATCTGCATCCAGTTACCACGGGCACCGGAGGTGACCATGATGTTGATGGCGTTCTCCGACGCGAACGACGCGCGCATGGCCTCGTCGACCGCGTTGGTGGCGTCGGTCCAGATGTCGATGAGCTCTTCGCGCCGCTCGCCGTCGGAGATGACACCGCGGGCGAAGTTGCGCTCGACCTTCTCGGCCTTGGCCTCGAACCCCTCGAGGATGCGGCCTTCGTCGGCGGCGCCACGACGTCGTCGAACGAGACCGTCACCCCGGACCGGGTGGCCCAGTGGAAGCCGATCTCCTTCAGCGCGTCCAGCGTCGCGGCCACCTGGATCTTCGGGTACCGCTCGGCGAGGTCGTTGACGATGCTGCCGAGGCGCTTCTTGTCCACGACGGCGTCGACGAACGGGTAGTCGAGCGGCAGCGCCTCGTTGAACAGCGCCCGGCCAGGGACGTGCGCAGCGTCAACGGCTGGCCCGGCTCCCAGTCCTCCGGAGTCTCGAAGCCGGCCGGCGGCACGACGTCGTTCACCCGCAGGGTGATCGGCGCCTGCAGCGACAGCTCACCGCGGTCGAAGGCGGCGATGCCCTCGGCGATGGACGAGAACGCCCGGCCCTCGCCGATCTGCTCGCCACGGTCGGAGGTCAGGAAGAAGATGCCCAGCACCATGTCCTGCGTCGGCATGGTGACCGGCCGGCCGTCGGCCGGCTTGAGGATGTTGTTGCTGGACAGCATCAGGATGCGGGCCTCGGCCTGCGCCTCCGCCGACAGCGGCAGGTGCACGGCCATCTGGTCGCCGTCGAAGTCGGCGTTGAACGCCGTGCAGACGAGCGGGTGGATCTGGATGGCCTTGCCCTCGATCAGCTGCGGCTCGAACGCCTGGATGCCGAGACGGTGCAGCGTCGGCGCCCGGTTCAGCAGCACCGGGTGCTCGGCGATGACCTCCTCGAGGACGTCCCAGACGACCGGGCGGGCGCGCTCGACCATGCGCTTCGCGCTCTTGATGTTCTGCGCGTGCGACAGGTCGACCAGCCGCTTCATGACGAACGGCTTGAACAGCTCGATCGCCATGCCCTTCGGCAGGCCGCACTGGTGCAGCTTGAGCTGCGGGCCGACGACGATGACCGAACGGCCGGAGTAGTCGACGCGCTTGCCCAGCAGGTTCTGGCGGAACCGGCCCTGCTTGCCCTTCAGCATGTCGGAGATCGACTTCAGCGGCCGGTTGCCGGGACCCGTGACGGGACGGCCGCGGCGGCCGTTGTCGAACAACGCGTCGACGGACTCCTGGAGCATCCGCTTCTCGTTGTTGACGATGATCTCCGGCGCACCGAGGTCGAGCAGCCGCTTGAGGCGGTTGTTCCGGTTGATGACCCGACGGTAGAGGTCGTTGAGGTCGCTGGTCGCGAACCGGCCACCGTCGAGCTGCACCATCGGGCGCAGATCCGGCGGGATGACCGGGACGGCGTCGAGCACCATGCCGCGCGGGTCGTTCTTCGTCGTCAGGAACGGCGAGACGACCTTGAGCCGCTTGAGCGCACGGGTCTTCTTCTGGCCCTTGCCGGTGCGGATGAGGTCGCGCAGCTTGTCGGCCTCGGCCTCGAGGTCGAAGCCGTCGATGCGCTCCTTGATCGCCTGCGCGCCCATGCCGCCGCGGAAGTACTGACCGAAGCGGTCGCGCATCTCGCGGTACAGCAGCTCGTCGCCCTCGAGGTCCTGGACCTTGAGGTTGCGGAAGCGGTCCCAGACCGCGTTCAGGCGGTCGATCTCGGCGTCGGCGCGCTTGCGCAGCTGGCTCATCTCGCGCTCGGCCGACTCCTTGACCTTGCGGCGCGCGTCGCCCTTGGCACCCTCGGCCTCGAGCTCGGCGAGGTCGGCCTCGAGCTTCTTCGCCCGGGTCTCGACGTCGGCGTCGCGGCGCTGCTCGACCTGCTTGCGCTCGACGTCGATCTGGCCCTCGAGCGAGGACAGGTCGCGGTGGCGCGACTCCTCGTCGACCCAGGTGATCATGTAGGCCGCGAAGTAGATGACCTTCTCGAGGTCCTTCGGGGCGAGGTCGAGCAGGTAGCCCAGCCGCGACGGCACACCCTTGAAGTACCAGATGTGCGTGACGGGGGCGGCCAGCTCGATGTGGCCCATCCGCTCGCGGCGCACCTTGGCGCGCGTGACCTCGACGCCACAGCGCTCACAGATGATGCCCTTGAAGCGGACGCGCTTGTACTTGCCGCAGTAGCACTCCCAGTCGCGGGTGGGACCGAAGATCTTCTCGCAGAAGAGCCCGTCCTTCTCCGGCTTCAGAGTGCGGTAGTTGATCGTCTCAGGCTTCTTGACCTCGCCGTGCGACCACCCGCGAATGTGTTCGGCGGTCGCGAGGCCGATGCGTAGCTCGTCGAAGAAATTGACGTCGAGCACGTGTGTCCTTCTCTCGCTCAGATGTTTCAGGTCTGTGGTGGCTGGCGGAAATGGGAGGCCGGGTCAGGAACCGGGCCTCCCACCACCGTCAGACCTCTTCGACGCTGCTCGGCTCGCGCCGGGACAGGTCGATTCCGAGTTCTTCTGCCGCGCGGAAGACGTCTTCGTCGGTCTCCCGCATCTCGATCTGGGAGCCGTCGCTGGAGAGCACTTCGACGTTGAGGCACAACGCCTGCATCTCCTTGAACAGCACCTTGAACGACTCGGGGATACCCGACTCGGGGATGTTCTCGCCCTTGACGATGGCCTCGTAGACCTTGACGCGGCCGGGAACGTCGTCGGACTTGATGGTGAGCAGTTCCTGCAGCGCGTACGCCGCGCCGTAGGCCTGGAGCGCCCAGACCTCCATCTCACCGAAGCGCTGACCGCCGAACTGCGCCTTGCCACCCAGCGGCTGCTGCGTGACCATCGAGTACGGACCGGTCGACCGGGCGTGGATCTTGTCGTCGACGTGGTGGTTGAGCTTCAGGATGTACATGTAGCCCACCGCCACCGGCTTCGGGAACGGCTCACCGGACCGGCCGTCGAACAGGTTGGCCTTGCCGTCGCCGCCGACCAGGCGGACGCCGTCGCGGGTCTTGAGCGTCGACCCGAGCAGGCCGGCGATCTCGTCCTCGCGCGCACCGTCGAAGACCGGCGTGGCGACCTTGGTGTCGGCCGGCGCCTCGGCGGCGCCGATGCCCCGCAGCCGGGTCTTCCACTCCTCGTCGTCGCCCTCGACCTCCCAGCCGGTCTTGGCCACCCACCCGAGGTGGGTCTCCATGACCTGGCCGAGGTTCATGCGGCTCGGGACGCCCAGCGGGTTCAGCACCATGTCGACCGCGGTGCCGTCCTCGAGGAACGGCATGTCCTCGACCGGGAGGATCTTGGCGATGACGCCCTTGTTGCCGTGGCGGCCGGCGAGCTTGTCGCCGTCCTGGATCTTGCGCATCTGAGCGATGTAGACGCGGACCAGCTGGTTGACGCCCGGCGGGAGCTCGTCGCCCTCGTCGCGGTCGAACACCCGGACGCCGATGACCTTGCCGGACTCGCCGTGCGGCACCTTCAGCGAGGTGTCGCGGACCTCACGCGCCTTCTCACCGAAGATCGCGCGGAGCAGCCGCTCCTCAGGGGTCAGCTCGGTCTCGCCCTTCGGGGTGACCTTGCCGACCAGGATGTCGCCGTTGGTGACCTCGGCGCCGATGCGGATGATGCCGCGCTCGTCGAGGTCGGCGAGGACCTCGTCGGAGACGTTCGGGATGTCGCGCGTGATCTCCTCGGGGCCCAGCTTGGTGTCGCGGGCGTCGACCTCGTGCTCCTCGATCTTGATCGAGGTGAGGACGTCGTCCTGGATGAGCCGCTGCGAGATGACGATGGCGTCCTCGTAGTTGTGGCCCTCCCACGACATGAACGCGACCAGCAGGTTCTTGCCCAGCGCCATCTCACCGAGCTCGGTGGACGGGCCGTCGGCGATGACCTGACCGGCCTCGACCCGCTGCCCCTCCTCGACGATCGGCTTCTGGTTGATGCACGACCCGGCGTTGGACCGGCGGAACTTCGCCAGCTGGTACGTCTGGTACGTGCCGTCGTCGGCCATGACGGTGACGTAGTCGGCCGACAGCTCGGTGACCACGCCGCTCTTGTCGGCCAGGATGACGTCGCCGGCGTCCTCGGCCGCGTGCGACTCCATGCCGGTGCCGACCAGCGGCGACTCGGACCGGAGCAACGGCACGGCCTGCCGCTGCATGTTCGAGCCCATGAGCGCGCGGTTGGCGTCGTCGTGCTCGAGGAACGGGATCATCGCGGTGGCCACGGAGACCATCTGCCGCGGCGAGACGTCCATGTAGTCGACCTCGCCGCCCGGGACGGTCTCGATCTCGCCGCCGCGCTTGCGCACCAGCACCTTGTCCTCGGCGAACCGGCTGTCGTCGGTCAGCGGCGCATTGGCCTGCGCGATGACGCGGCGGTCCTCCTCGTCGGCGCTCAGGTACTCGATGTCGTCGGTGACGTGGCCGTCGTTGACCCGGCGGTACGGCGTCTCGATGAAGCCGAACGGGTTGATGCGCCCGTAGGTGGCCAGCGAGCCGATCAGGCCGATGTTCGGGCCCTCAGGGGTCTCGATGGGACACATGCGGCCGTAGTGCGACGGGTGGACGTCGCGGACCTCCATGCCGGCCCGCTCGCGGGACAGACCACCCGGACCCAGCGCGTTGAGCCGGCGCTTGTGCGTCAGCCCGGCCAGCGGGTTGGTCTGGTCCATGAACTGCGACAGCTGGGAGGTCCCGAAGAACTCCTTGATCGCGGCCACGACCGGCCGGATGTTGATCAGCGTCTGCGGCGTGATGGCCTCGACGTCCTGCGTGGTCATGCGCTCGCGGACGACGCGCTCCATGCGGGACAGACCGGTGCGGACCTGGTTCTGGATGAGCTCGCCGACGGTACGGATGCGGCGGTTGCCGAAGTGGTCGATGTCGTCGACCTCGACCGGAACCGTGTTCTCGCCGGTGGTCAGCTCGTTCTCGTTGGCGTGCAGCCGCACCAGGTAGCGCAGCGTGCCGACGATGTCGTCCATGGTCAGCGTGCTCTGGTCGAGCGCGAGGTCGACGCCGAGCTTCTTGCCCAGCTTGTAGCGGCCGACCCGGGCGAGGTCGTAGCGCTTCGGGTTGAAGTAGGCGTTCTCGAGCAGCTGCTGCGCGGCCTCGCGCGTCGGCGGCTCACCCGGGCGCATCTTCCGGTAGATGTCGAGCAGCGCTTCGTCCTGGGTGGTGGTGTGGTCCTTCTCCAGGGTGGCGCGCATCGACTCGTAGTCGCCGAACTCCTCGAGGATCTGCTCGTTCGTCCAGCCCATGGCCTTGAGCAGCACCGTGACGTTCTGCTTGCGCTTGCGGTCGAGGCGGACGCCGACCATGTCGCGCTTGTCTATCTCGAACTCCAGCCAGGCACCCCGGGACGGGATGACCTTGGCGGTGTAGATGTCCTTGTCCGAGGTCTTGTCGAGCGAGCGCTCGAAGTAGAGGCCCGGCGACCGCACCAGCTGCGACACGACGACGCGCTCGGTGCCGTTGACGATGAACGTCCCCTTGGGGGTCATGAGCGGGAAGTCGCCCATGAAGACCGTCTGGGACTTGATCTCGCCGGTCTCGTTGTTGATGAACTCGGCGGTGACGAACAGCGGCGCGGAGTAGGTGAAGTCGCGCATCTTGCACTCGTCGATGCTGTTCTTGGGGTCCTCGAAGCGAGGGTTCGAGAACGACAGCGACATGGTCGCCGAGAAGTCCTCGATGGGACTGATCTCGTCGAGGATCTCCTGCAGGCCCGACGTGGTGTTGACGTCGGTGCGCCCCTCGGCCTCGGCAGCGGCGACTCGCGCCTGCCAGCGCTCGTTTCCGAGCAGCCAGTCGAAGCTGTCTATCTGGAGGGCGAGAAGGTTCGGAACGTCGAGAGGTTCGCGAATCTTGGCAAAAGAGATGCGACGCGAGACATTGGGGCCAGCAGTGGTGGTGGGCGTGACGGCCAACAGGGGTCCTTCCGAGGGCACACGGTCGGAATGCACGCGCAGTCCTCAACCCAAGCGGGCAGCATCGGCGAAGGGCAGCGCAAAGCTGCAGTCTAACCCAAAGGGCACACTGCTGTCGAGTGGTCAGCCACTCCGCGCTTCCTTCTGTCTCGCATTCCCCACCCCGCTGCCAGATCAGCATCTCGTCAGGACCAGGCCCGCGTCAAGCACCGACGCCCCCCTGTTCACCGAATTGGCACCTGAAATGCCGCATTCGTGGTGCTCAGCAGCCGATCAGTGACTCATCCGAACGTACGATCCAGTGGCGCGCCGGGGGCTTGCGGCGGGCCGGACGGCGTCCGCGCGGGCGGAGAATTTTCGCCGCAGGCGAACAGCCCGCCCCCCTCACATTGAGTTGATCATGGAGAAGGGCGGCTTCCGAGCGCCTCCAGAGCCGACCTTCTCCATGATCAACTCGGGTCCGGGCAGACCAAAGGGGACGTCGGACGCGGACGGGCCCGGCACCCCGCGAAGGGGGTACCGGGCCCGTGGAGCAGTGGGTCAGCGACTCACTTGACCGAGACGGTGGCGCCGGCGCCCTCGAGGGCCTCCTTGGCCTTGTCAGCGGCCTCCTTGTTGACCTTCTCGAGCAGCGGCTTCGGCGCGGCCTCGACGAGGTCCTTGGCCTCCTTGAGGCCGAGCGACGTCAGCGCGCGGACCTCCTTGATGACCTGGATCTTCTTGTCGCCGGCGGCCTCGAGGATGACGTCGAACTCGTCCTTCTCCTCCTCGGCCGGGGCGGCGCCACCGGGGGCAGCAGCGCCCGGAGCGGCGGCGACGGCGACCGGGGCGGCCGCGGTGACCTCGAAGGTCTCCTCGAACTTCTTCACGAACTCGGAGAGCTCGATGAGGGTCATCTCCTTGAACGCGTCCAGGAGGTCCTCGGTGTTGAGCTTCGCCATGGTGGCGGGTTCCTTTCTCTGTTCGGCTGACTGCCGGGTTGTCGTACGGGCTCGGGGCCGTGGGACGACCCCCGGGCGTTCAGCCCTCGTTCTGCTCCGTCGCCTCGGCCGCGTCGGCGGCCTCGGTGGCGGGTGCCTCGGCGGCCTCGGCGGCGGGTGCCTCGACGGCGGGTGCCTCGGCCTCGACCTTCTGCCGCAGCGCCTCGAGGACGCGAGCGGTCTGCGCCAGCGGGGCGTTGAACAGCGACACCGCGTTCTGCAGCGACGCCTTCATCGCACCGGCCAGCTTGGCCAGCAGGACCTCGCGCGACTCGAGGTCGGCGAGCTTGGTGATCTCCTCGCTGGAGAGCGGCTCGCCGTCGAGCAGGCCACCCTTCACGACGAGGACGGGGTTCGCCTTGGCGAAGTCACGCAGACCCTTGGCGGCCTCGACCGGGTCGCCCTTGACGAAGGCGATGGCCGACGGGCCGGACAGGTAGTCGTCGAGCCCCGAGATCCCGGCTTCGCGCGCCGCGATCTTGGTCAGCGTGTTCTTCACCACGGCGTAGGACGCGTTCCCACCGAGCGACCGACGCAGTTCCGTCAGCTGCTTGACGGTGAGGCCGCGGTACTCGGTCAGCACGACCGCGTTGCTGGCACGGAACTCGTCCGCGAGCTCGGCGACCGCGGCTGCCTTGTCAGGCCTCGCCATGGGGCTCCTTCTTCCGGATGGGGTGCCGGTGGAGACCCGCAGACATGAAGAACGCCCCGGCACAGGCACGGGGCGAAAGGGCACCGGCAGCGGCCGGCACGACGTTCGTCTCACACCTGCGCGGGCCGCCCACATCGCTGCGGGGCCTTCGTCACGATCGGCTGGCGACCGTGAGACCGGCGGTCTTTGGCAGCGTTCATGGTACGGGCACAGGGCCGCCGTCGCCAAATCAGCCGAACGGGCCGGTCTTCTGGTCCTGGAACGAGTGCACCATGTCGCGCAGCTCCTCGGTCCGCCCGCCCGGCCAGTCGTCCGGCGGCGCGACCGCCAGCCAGGCGTCCACCAGCTCGCCGCCGTAGTTGTGCCCGTGCCCGGCCGGCACCGTCGCCGACAGCGCCATGTCCGCCGTGACCTGCCAGAACGTGACGAACGGGTACCAGTCGAGGGTGGGCAGGACGTCCGGGCCGTGCTCCTCGTCGATAAACTCCGGCCGCTCGAACATCAGGTCCCACGACCACAGCGTCACCGGGTCGGAGGCGTGCTGTAGGAACACGACCGGCGGGCCCCCGTCGAACTCGAGGTCCAGCGGCTCCTGCCAGCCGCCCCAGAACTTCACCTCCTGGCCGCCGTCGACGACGGGCAGCCGGGCCGGCGAGCCGGGGTCGCGCTGCCCCGTCAGCTCGCGGCGCAGCGAGTGCCGGCTGGGCGCGCCGACCCACAGCGCGCCGTCGACCTTCGAGCGCAGGTCGTCCAGCGAGTCGAACGCGGCCGCGCTGCCCAGCGCGCCGAGGCTCTCGCCGTAGACGATGAGCTTCGGCCGCTGCGACGGCGGCCGCTCCAGCCACGCCTCGTGCACGGCCTCGAACAGCGCCTGGCCGGCCAGCCGCACCTGCTCCTGGTCGGCGACGAACGAGATCCAGCTGGGCAGGTACGAGTACTGCAGCGCGACGATCGCGGAGTCGCCGTTGTAGAGGTACTCCAGCGCGTCGGCCGCCGCGCCGTCGACCCAGCCGGTGCCGGTCGTCGTCACGACGACGAGGACGTCGCGGTCGAAGCCGCCGGCCCGCTCCAGCTCGCGCACCGCCAGCGACGCCAGCCCGGCCGGCGTCTCGGCGGAGTCCATGCCGACGTAGGCGCGGACGGGGTCCAGCGCGGGCACGCCGCTGAACTGCGTCAGCTCGTCGACGGTGGGCCCGGACGACACGAACTCGCGGCCCTTGCGGCCCAGCGAGTCCCACGTGACCAGCGAGCCGGGGCCGCCGGAGTGCGTCGCCGAGCCGGGCGCGTTGTTGCCGGCCTCGGTCTCCATGTTGACCGCCGCGAACGCGTCGTTGGCCACGCCCAGCAGCGTCGGGTACAGCAGGCCGGTCCACGACCAGAACGCGATGCCGCCGACGACCAGCACCGACGCGACCAGCGCGACCTGCGGCGGCACCCAGCGGGCGAAGAACCGGCGCAGCCGCCGCGACGCGCCGCGCAGCAGCCGGGCCAGCGCCAGGAACACGACGAAGATGGCGCCGGCGACCAGCAGGATCAGCAGGTAGTGGTTGGGTCCCGGGCTCTCGACGTCCATCAGGGCGCGCAGCTCGGTCTGCCAGGCGGCGTTGTCGGCCAGGTACCACGTGACCGCCACGGCCGCCGCCACCCCCAGGCCCCACCAGGCGATCAGCCGGGTCCGTCGCGCCGGCGTCAGCAGGTCCGGCCGCACCCGGCGCAGCACCAGCCGGACCACCCACGCGAGCAGCACGCCCAGCGCGTAGCCGATGGTCGCCGTCAGCCCGCTCACCATCGCCTGGTAGATCCAGGTGCGCGGCAGCAGGGTCGGCGTCAGCGACCAGCAGAAGAAGCAGGCGGCGCCGACCAGGCCGCCGTAGTCCGGGCTCAGCCAGGTCAGGAACCGGCCGAGCACGGGGATCTGGTGCACCGACGGCAGCCCGCGGCGGGCCGACGCGGCGCGGTCCAGCAGCTGCGTCACCGGCACCACGTCCCGGCCGCTGCGTCAATCTCATTCCGAAGTCGGGTTATGCAAAGATCACGAACTCTCTCCAGTCGACATTCGCCCTGGACCGATCGGGGGGACCTTCGGTCACCTAGAGCCTCGTCGGTTTTGCATAACCCGACCTGGGCAGCAGAACACGACCGCCGCGAGCCAACTGAATGGGTCGCGGCGGTCGGCGGGCGGTGAGCCGTCAGCAACGGCTCACCGGAGCGAGCTCATGCGTCGGTGGTCTCCGCCGCACGCACCTTCGAGGGGTCGAGCGGGATGCTCGGGCCCATGGTGGTGGTCAGCGTCGCCTTGCGGATGTAGCGGCCCTTCGAGGCCGACGGCTTGAGCCGGTTGACCTCGTCGAGCGCGGCGGCGTAGTTCTCGGCGAGCGCCTGCTCGCTGAACGACGTCTTGCCGATGATGAAGTGCAGGTTCGCGTGCCGGTCGACCCGGAACTCGATCTTGCCGCCCTTGATCTCGGAGACGGCCTTCTCGACGTCCATGGTGACGGTGCCGGTCTTCGGGTTCGGCATCAGGCCGCGCGGGCCGAGCACCCGGCCCAGCCGGCCGACCTTGCCCATGAGGTCGGGCGTCGCGACGACGGCGTCGAAGTCGAGGCGGCCCTTCTGGACCTCTTCGACCAGCTCGTCGCTGCCGACGATGTCGGCGCCCGCCGCCTTGGCCTCCTCGGCCTTCGGGCCGACGGCGAAGACCAGGACCCGGGCGGTCTTGCCGGTGCCGTGCGGGAGGT is from Jiangella alkaliphila and encodes:
- a CDS encoding alpha/beta hydrolase, yielding MTQLLDRAASARRGLPSVHQIPVLGRFLTWLSPDYGGLVGAACFFCWSLTPTLLPRTWIYQAMVSGLTATIGYALGVLLAWVVRLVLRRVRPDLLTPARRTRLIAWWGLGVAAAVAVTWYLADNAAWQTELRALMDVESPGPNHYLLILLVAGAIFVVFLALARLLRGASRRLRRFFARWVPPQVALVASVLVVGGIAFWSWTGLLYPTLLGVANDAFAAVNMETEAGNNAPGSATHSGGPGSLVTWDSLGRKGREFVSSGPTVDELTQFSGVPALDPVRAYVGMDSAETPAGLASLAVRELERAGGFDRDVLVVVTTTGTGWVDGAAADALEYLYNGDSAIVALQYSYLPSWISFVADQEQVRLAGQALFEAVHEAWLERPPSQRPKLIVYGESLGALGSAAAFDSLDDLRSKVDGALWVGAPSRHSLRRELTGQRDPGSPARLPVVDGGQEVKFWGGWQEPLDLEFDGGPPVVFLQHASDPVTLWSWDLMFERPEFIDEEHGPDVLPTLDWYPFVTFWQVTADMALSATVPAGHGHNYGGELVDAWLAVAPPDDWPGGRTEELRDMVHSFQDQKTGPFG
- the rplJ gene encoding 50S ribosomal protein L10 — protein: MARPDKAAAVAELADEFRASNAVVLTEYRGLTVKQLTELRRSLGGNASYAVVKNTLTKIAAREAGISGLDDYLSGPSAIAFVKGDPVEAAKGLRDFAKANPVLVVKGGLLDGEPLSSEEITKLADLESREVLLAKLAGAMKASLQNAVSLFNAPLAQTARVLEALRQKVEAEAPAVEAPAAEAAEAPATEAADAAEATEQNEG
- the rpoB gene encoding DNA-directed RNA polymerase subunit beta, which gives rise to MLAVTPTTTAGPNVSRRISFAKIREPLDVPNLLALQIDSFDWLLGNERWQARVAAAEAEGRTDVNTTSGLQEILDEISPIEDFSATMSLSFSNPRFEDPKNSIDECKMRDFTYSAPLFVTAEFINNETGEIKSQTVFMGDFPLMTPKGTFIVNGTERVVVSQLVRSPGLYFERSLDKTSDKDIYTAKVIPSRGAWLEFEIDKRDMVGVRLDRKRKQNVTVLLKAMGWTNEQILEEFGDYESMRATLEKDHTTTQDEALLDIYRKMRPGEPPTREAAQQLLENAYFNPKRYDLARVGRYKLGKKLGVDLALDQSTLTMDDIVGTLRYLVRLHANENELTTGENTVPVEVDDIDHFGNRRIRTVGELIQNQVRTGLSRMERVVRERMTTQDVEAITPQTLINIRPVVAAIKEFFGTSQLSQFMDQTNPLAGLTHKRRLNALGPGGLSRERAGMEVRDVHPSHYGRMCPIETPEGPNIGLIGSLATYGRINPFGFIETPYRRVNDGHVTDDIEYLSADEEDRRVIAQANAPLTDDSRFAEDKVLVRKRGGEIETVPGGEVDYMDVSPRQMVSVATAMIPFLEHDDANRALMGSNMQRQAVPLLRSESPLVGTGMESHAAEDAGDVILADKSGVVTELSADYVTVMADDGTYQTYQLAKFRRSNAGSCINQKPIVEEGQRVEAGQVIADGPSTELGEMALGKNLLVAFMSWEGHNYEDAIVISQRLIQDDVLTSIKIEEHEVDARDTKLGPEEITRDIPNVSDEVLADLDERGIIRIGAEVTNGDILVGKVTPKGETELTPEERLLRAIFGEKAREVRDTSLKVPHGESGKVIGVRVFDRDEGDELPPGVNQLVRVYIAQMRKIQDGDKLAGRHGNKGVIAKILPVEDMPFLEDGTAVDMVLNPLGVPSRMNLGQVMETHLGWVAKTGWEVEGDDEEWKTRLRGIGAAEAPADTKVATPVFDGAREDEIAGLLGSTLKTRDGVRLVGGDGKANLFDGRSGEPFPKPVAVGYMYILKLNHHVDDKIHARSTGPYSMVTQQPLGGKAQFGGQRFGEMEVWALQAYGAAYALQELLTIKSDDVPGRVKVYEAIVKGENIPESGIPESFKVLFKEMQALCLNVEVLSSDGSQIEMRETDEDVFRAAEELGIDLSRREPSSVEEV
- the rplA gene encoding 50S ribosomal protein L1, giving the protein MKRSKSYRAAAEKIDRDHLYHPAEAVKLARETSSTKYDATVEVALRLGVDPRKADQMVRGTVNLPHGTGKTARVLVFAVGPKAEEAKAAGADIVGSDELVEEVQKGRLDFDAVVATPDLMGKVGRLGRVLGPRGLMPNPKTGTVTMDVEKAVSEIKGGKIEFRVDRHANLHFIIGKTSFSEQALAENYAAALDEVNRLKPSASKGRYIRKATLTTTMGPSIPLDPSKVRAAETTDA
- the rplL gene encoding 50S ribosomal protein L7/L12, whose translation is MAKLNTEDLLDAFKEMTLIELSEFVKKFEETFEVTAAAPVAVAAAPGAAAPGGAAPAEEEKDEFDVILEAAGDKKIQVIKEVRALTSLGLKEAKDLVEAAPKPLLEKVNKEAADKAKEALEGAGATVSVK